The Portunus trituberculatus isolate SZX2019 chromosome 27, ASM1759143v1, whole genome shotgun sequence DNA window GGAGGCGAGTCAGCACGAAGGGGGAGTCACCATTGATGCCGCCCCTCAGCATCACCAGAGGCCCCGAGGAGGTGAGTGGAGACGCCGCCACAGTGTATCCCGCAGAGGCAGGATTGGGGCGGGGGCGTGGCTGGGGGCGGGGCAGTGGCTGAGGTTCCGTGGAGAGTGGCGGGAACCCAACCTTGACTTCCTTCACGGCGAATGAGGAGGACGCGACCTTGGTGTCTCGAGGCCTGAGCAGCGACAGCACCTTGGCGAAGGGAGACCCCGTGCCCGCGGCGAGGCTGCCCCCTGCGAGTGGACTGGGACCCCACGTGGCTTTCCCGGGGAACATGGCAAAGTGATTCTCGTCAGCGCCGCCGCCCACCTGCAGGCACACGGCGAACAGCGGCGCGAAGGCCACGACCAcggccaccgccgccgccacgctcTGAGGGGACAGTGATGCAATATGGGGcgtgaagtgagggagagggagaggaggaggaggaggaggaggaggaggaggaggaggaggaggaggaggaggaggaggaggaggaggaggaggagaggaggaggaggaggaggaggaggaggaggaggaggaggaggaggaggaggaggaggaggaggaggaggaggaggaggaggaggaatacaaatacaaatacaatggaaggaacagacagcaacagccctactgggcctaacgaggctgtctatgtgcctatgctaccactacagatcctacgagttagaggctgaatgacatcagggttcaaggaagaagaaaagaggccacagggagagagaaagtcaaagatgtgataggaaagattgaagaagtgatactatctagtacagtaactacaaacaaaaaaaggttatcttatgaaggcgcaaagtacgtcatttcaggggttaatgtgaagtcaatgtccaacctttttttaaaagtttctatcgtattgctacggacaacatgtgctgggagagagttccagaaatttacaattctattgaagaaatagtggaggaggaggaggaggaggaggaggaggaggaggaggaaaaggaggaggaggaggaggaggaggaggaggaggaggaggaggaggaggaggaggaggaggaggaagaggaggaggaggaagaggaagaggaggaggaggaggaggaggaggaggaggagaaagaagaagaagaagaagaagaggaggaggaggaggaggaggaggaggaggaatacaaaggggaggaggaggaggaggaggaggaggaggaggaggaggaggagggcaagaaaagatgaaaggatggaacttaaagaggaggaggaggaggaggaggaggcaagaaaagatgaaaggatggaAGTTAAAGTggataagagaagaagacatGAGCACCAGAActggtggtacagtggaaccatgcgtgctttggggtccgaggggtctccaaacgcacgggttcgaatcctgtccacggtccgagtgtagattgggcttcctcactcgggggaacggtttcctagcgggtgggttttgagataggaggtaccccaaaaaagtatcccctttagcccataaattcccgtgaaaagcccacatggtgtaaataaagaacaagaagtcATAAGCGAGAAGCAATATAAAGTAgcgaaggatgagaagaaaagaaggagaagaaaagaaaaaagaatatgaataagaaagaagaagaatgaggaagaacagAACAACAACTTTCCCTCCATAAGAACATACAGTTAACACCAGTTAGCATAAACAAGAAGTCAATTACGATAgccacaaaaacaagaaaaaaaaaaagaacaaaaagataaataacaccAG harbors:
- the LOC123509721 gene encoding uncharacterized protein LOC123509721, with protein sequence MSRHAASPTFLLTQSVAAAVAVVVAFAPLFAVCLQVGGGADENHFAMFPGKATWGPSPLAGGSLAAGTGSPFAKVLSLLRPRDTKVASSSFAVKEVKVGFPPLSTEPQPLPRPQPRPRPNPASAGYTVAASPLTSSGPLVMLRGGINGDSPFVLTRLRTDRSRVTKRLN